From the Synergistaceae bacterium DZ-S4 genome, one window contains:
- a CDS encoding nitroreductase family protein: protein MDFLTLAKNRCTTRGFRDKKIEKDALNKILEAGRVAPSACNRQPQRIIVVEKPENIRKVEKAYKAFGSPCVLIVCQDKSDQLIRPFDGKCSGDLDIGIICDHMMLAARELNIGSVMVGLFDPVIIRKEFGIPEYIEPTALLLLGYPSDGFLSPDRHSRERKGISETVMFEQWKDRSSDN from the coding sequence TTAGAGACAAAAAGATAGAAAAAGATGCGCTCAATAAGATATTGGAGGCGGGACGTGTCGCCCCAAGCGCATGCAACAGGCAGCCGCAGCGGATCATAGTTGTCGAAAAGCCTGAAAATATCAGGAAGGTAGAGAAGGCATACAAGGCCTTCGGCTCTCCCTGTGTCCTGATAGTCTGTCAGGATAAAAGCGATCAGCTGATCCGTCCCTTTGACGGAAAATGTTCGGGGGATCTTGATATCGGGATCATATGTGATCATATGATGCTGGCAGCAAGGGAGCTCAACATCGGAAGCGTCATGGTGGGACTCTTTGATCCGGTCATAATAAGAAAAGAATTCGGGATACCCGAATACATTGAGCCTACCGCTCTTTTGCTGCTTGGGTATCCCTCAGACGGATTCCTCAGTCCTGACCGGCACAGCAGAGAAAGAAAGGGCATAAGTGAAACTGTAATGTTTGAGCAGTGGAAAGACCGGTCATCCGATAATTAA